Proteins encoded in a region of the Pangasianodon hypophthalmus isolate fPanHyp1 chromosome 21, fPanHyp1.pri, whole genome shotgun sequence genome:
- the LOC128317143 gene encoding macrophage mannose receptor 1-like: MKPDGSWESAQCTGTRYFMCYEQAASSQTPNYHLIRENKTWFGAQRYCRGKYTDLVSIRDQQQNEEVKIKGLNSSTSFWIGLLRDDWQWTDGGNSAYRNWWIGHPQQSSPYDCVKVRQGKWISEPCSNYYYPLCYNTSIHVSDVALSWEKALDYCHEGNRAGILNIDSEAEQEELESELRRRRVPPGSLWVGLGPNRLSEMKASSRPLTCEDVKRQTEPPLSHCPADTHTAEAAPDYVMDSAELRVVCKLK; the protein is encoded by the exons ATGAAACCTGATGGTTCATGGGAAAGTGCTCAGTGCACAGGGACGAGATATTTCATGTGCTATGAACAAG CTGCTTCTTCTCAGACTCCTAATTATCATCTAATCCGTGAGAATAAGACCTGGTTTGGTGCTCAGCGTTACTGCAGGGGGAAATACACTGACCTGGTCAGCATCAGAGATCAGCAGCAAAATGAAGAGGTGAAGATTAAAGGGTTAAACAGCAGCACATCCTTCTGGATCGGCCTGCTGCGTGATGACTGGCAGTGGACTGATGGAGGAAACTCTGCCTACAGAAACTGGTGGATCGGTCATCCTCAGCAATCATCACCATACGACTGTGTAAAAGTGAGGCAAGGGAAATGGATTTCAGAGCCGTGCAGTAATTATTACTACCCTCTGTGCTACAACA CTTCCATCCATGTGAGTGATGTGGCTCTGAGCTGGGAGAAAGCGCTGGATTACTGTCATGAAGGGAACAGGGCTGGAATTCTGAACATCGATTCTGAAGCTGAACAGGAAGAGTTGGAGTCTGAGCTCAGGAGGAGGCGTGTCCCCCCAGGGTCTCTGTGGGTGGGGCTTGGACCGAACCGTCTCTCTGAGATGAAGGCGTCGTCCCGTCCGCTGACCTGCGAGGAcgtaaagagacagacagaaccTCCGCTGTCTCACTGccctgctgacacacacactgcagaagcAGCACCTGATTATGTGATGGACTCTGCTGAACTTCGAGTCGTGtgtaaattgaaataa